The Streptomyces europaeiscabiei genome window below encodes:
- the miaB gene encoding tRNA (N6-isopentenyl adenosine(37)-C2)-methylthiotransferase MiaB codes for MTNSSDRSQAVGVKTYEVRTYGCQMNVHDSERLSGLLEDAGYVRAPKDAGEGNADVVVFNTCAVRENADNRLYGNLGRLAPMKTARPGMQIAVGGCLAQKDRDTIVKKAPWVDVVFGTHNIGKLPVLLERARVQDEAQVEIAESLEAFPSTLPTRRESAYAAWVSISVGCNNTCTFCIVPALRGKEKDRRTGDILAEIEALVAEGVSEITLLGQNVNAYGSDIGDREAFSKLLRACGKIDGLERVRFTSPHPRDFTDDVIAAMAETPNVMPQLHMPMQSGSDTVLKAMRRSYRQERYLGIIEKVRASIPHAAITTDIIVGFPGETEEDFEQTMHAVREARFTQAFTFQYSKRPGTPAATMENQVPKQVVQARYERLVALQEEISWDENKKQVGRTLELMVAEGEGRKDGATHRLSGRAADNRLVHFTKPDREVRPGDVVTVEITYAAPHHLLAEGAVLDVRRTRAGDAWEKRNAVPADKPAGVMLGLPKIGVPEPLPVATTGGCGSH; via the coding sequence GTGACCAACAGCAGCGACCGGAGTCAGGCAGTGGGCGTCAAGACATACGAAGTACGTACTTATGGATGTCAGATGAACGTCCATGACTCCGAACGCCTGTCCGGTCTCCTGGAGGACGCCGGATACGTGCGCGCGCCCAAGGACGCCGGGGAGGGCAACGCGGACGTCGTCGTCTTCAACACCTGCGCCGTACGGGAGAACGCCGACAACCGTCTCTACGGCAACCTCGGCCGCCTCGCCCCGATGAAGACCGCCCGCCCCGGCATGCAGATCGCCGTCGGCGGCTGTCTGGCCCAGAAGGACCGGGACACCATCGTCAAGAAGGCGCCCTGGGTGGACGTCGTCTTCGGCACGCACAACATCGGCAAGCTGCCCGTCCTGCTGGAGCGCGCCCGCGTCCAGGACGAGGCCCAGGTCGAGATCGCCGAATCCCTCGAAGCCTTCCCCTCCACGCTGCCGACCCGCCGCGAGAGCGCCTACGCCGCCTGGGTCTCGATCTCCGTCGGCTGCAACAACACCTGCACGTTCTGCATCGTCCCGGCCCTGCGCGGCAAGGAGAAGGACCGCCGCACCGGCGACATCCTCGCCGAGATCGAGGCCCTGGTCGCCGAGGGCGTCTCCGAGATCACCCTGCTCGGCCAGAACGTCAACGCGTACGGCTCCGACATCGGGGACCGAGAGGCGTTCAGCAAGCTGCTGCGGGCCTGCGGGAAGATCGACGGCCTGGAGCGCGTCCGCTTCACCTCTCCTCATCCCCGCGACTTCACCGACGACGTGATCGCCGCCATGGCCGAGACGCCGAACGTGATGCCGCAACTGCACATGCCGATGCAGTCCGGCTCGGACACGGTCCTCAAGGCGATGCGCCGCTCCTACCGCCAGGAGCGCTACCTGGGGATCATCGAGAAGGTCCGCGCCTCCATCCCGCACGCGGCCATCACCACCGACATCATCGTGGGCTTCCCCGGCGAGACCGAGGAGGACTTCGAGCAGACGATGCACGCGGTCCGCGAGGCCCGCTTCACCCAGGCCTTCACCTTCCAGTACTCCAAGCGCCCCGGCACGCCCGCCGCCACCATGGAGAACCAGGTTCCCAAGCAGGTCGTGCAGGCCCGCTACGAGCGCCTCGTCGCCCTCCAGGAGGAGATCTCCTGGGACGAGAACAAGAAGCAGGTCGGCCGCACCCTGGAGCTGATGGTCGCCGAGGGCGAGGGCCGCAAGGACGGCGCCACCCACCGCCTCTCCGGCCGCGCCGCCGACAACCGCCTGGTCCACTTCACCAAACCCGACCGGGAGGTCCGCCCCGGTGACGTCGTGACCGTCGAGATCACCTACGCCGCCCCGCATCACCTCCTCGCCGAGGGTGCCGTCCTCGACGTACGCCGCACACGGGCGGGCGACGCCTGGGAGAAGCGGAACGCCGTTCCGGCGGACAAGCCGGCCGGTGTGATGTTGGGCCTTCCCAAGATCGGTGTGCCGGAGCCGCTGCCGGTGGCCACGACGGGTGGCTGCGGCAGCCACTGA
- a CDS encoding class III extradiol dioxygenase subunit B-like domain-containing protein produces the protein MLVAAAVCPCPPLLVPEVAAGAAPELDAARDACADVLGVLAAARPDRLVVVGPAGQDGQYPQGSRGSFRGFGVDLDVRLGRGSDTASPDARLPASLAVAAWLLDRTGWADTPVEGLGVGGSRAVEQCVQAGRDIAGSAGRVALLVMGDGSACRTLKAPGYLDDRATGFDTEVARALGDADIAALKALDVRLAHELKAAGRAPWQILAGAAENADLGGSLLYDDAPYGVGYLVAAWS, from the coding sequence ATGCTTGTAGCCGCCGCAGTCTGTCCCTGTCCGCCGCTGCTCGTGCCCGAGGTCGCCGCCGGGGCCGCGCCCGAACTGGATGCGGCGCGGGACGCCTGCGCGGATGTGCTCGGGGTGCTCGCCGCCGCCCGGCCGGACCGACTGGTGGTCGTGGGACCCGCCGGGCAGGACGGGCAGTACCCGCAGGGCTCTCGCGGCTCGTTCCGGGGCTTCGGTGTGGATCTGGACGTCCGCCTGGGGCGCGGCAGCGACACGGCGTCCCCCGATGCCCGGCTGCCCGCCTCCCTCGCCGTCGCCGCCTGGCTGCTCGACCGGACCGGCTGGGCCGACACCCCCGTGGAAGGGCTCGGCGTGGGCGGATCTCGCGCCGTCGAGCAGTGCGTCCAGGCCGGACGGGACATCGCCGGGTCGGCCGGGCGCGTGGCCCTGCTGGTGATGGGCGACGGCAGTGCGTGCCGGACGCTGAAGGCCCCCGGGTATCTGGACGACCGCGCGACCGGCTTCGACACGGAGGTCGCCCGTGCGCTGGGCGACGCCGACATCGCCGCGCTCAAGGCGCTGGACGTACGGCTGGCCCACGAGCTGAAGGCCGCGGGCCGCGCCCCCTGGCAGATCCTGGCCGGCGCCGCCGAGAACGCGGACCTGGGCGGCAGCCTGCTGTACGACGACGCGCCGTACGGGGTGGGCTACCTGGTCGCCGCCTGGTCGTAG
- a CDS encoding antitoxin, with protein sequence MGLLDNLKSKLSPAKDKVSHLAQKHEDKIQHGLDKAAHTVDRKTKGKYSGRIQSGTGKAKHAMDRLAHQEGDGHMPPPAGGGRTPPSRGGGTTPPPPAS encoded by the coding sequence ATGGGTCTGCTGGATAATTTGAAATCCAAACTCTCCCCGGCCAAGGACAAGGTCTCGCACCTCGCACAGAAGCACGAGGACAAGATCCAGCACGGTCTCGACAAGGCCGCGCACACGGTCGACAGGAAGACCAAGGGCAAGTACAGCGGCCGGATCCAGTCGGGCACGGGCAAGGCGAAGCACGCCATGGACCGACTCGCGCACCAGGAGGGCGACGGCCACATGCCGCCGCCTGCGGGCGGCGGCCGCACACCCCCGTCTCGGGGCGGCGGAACCACACCACCGCCTCCGGCTTCCTGA
- the miaA gene encoding tRNA (adenosine(37)-N6)-dimethylallyltransferase MiaA: MSSAVPPPRVIAVVGPTAAGKSDLGVFLAQRLGGEVVNADSMQLYRGMDIGTAKLTPGERDGVPHHLLDIWDVTAAASVAEYQRLARARIDALLADGRWPILVGGSGLYVRGAVDNLEFPGTDPEVRARLEEELTLRGSGALHARLAAADPEAAHAILPSNGRRIVRALEVIEITGKPFTANLPGHDSVYDTVQIGVDVARPELDERITRRVDRMWDAGLVEEVRSLAEQGLREGRTASRALGYQQVLAALAGQCTMDEARAETVRATKRFARRQDSWFRRDPRVHWLKGGLADMRELPQLALALVERPVTA, translated from the coding sequence GTGAGTAGCGCAGTTCCCCCTCCACGAGTCATCGCCGTCGTCGGACCGACCGCGGCCGGAAAGTCCGATCTGGGTGTCTTCCTCGCCCAGCGCCTCGGCGGCGAGGTGGTCAACGCCGATTCCATGCAGCTCTACCGGGGGATGGACATCGGCACCGCCAAGCTGACCCCCGGGGAGCGCGACGGAGTCCCGCACCACCTCCTGGACATCTGGGACGTCACGGCCGCCGCCAGCGTCGCCGAGTACCAGCGGCTCGCCCGCGCGCGCATCGACGCCCTGCTCGCCGACGGCCGCTGGCCGATCCTGGTGGGCGGCTCCGGGCTGTACGTCCGGGGGGCCGTCGACAATCTGGAGTTCCCCGGCACCGACCCCGAGGTCCGGGCCCGCCTGGAGGAGGAGCTGACCCTGCGCGGCTCCGGCGCGCTGCACGCCCGGCTCGCCGCCGCCGACCCCGAGGCCGCCCACGCGATCCTGCCGAGCAACGGGCGCCGGATCGTCCGCGCACTCGAAGTGATCGAGATCACCGGAAAGCCGTTCACGGCGAACCTCCCGGGCCATGACTCGGTCTACGACACCGTCCAGATCGGCGTCGACGTGGCGCGTCCCGAACTCGACGAGCGCATCACCCGCCGCGTCGACCGCATGTGGGACGCCGGACTGGTCGAAGAAGTGCGCTCCCTTGCGGAGCAGGGGTTGCGCGAGGGGCGTACGGCGTCCCGTGCGCTCGGCTACCAGCAGGTCCTCGCGGCGCTCGCCGGGCAGTGCACCATGGACGAGGCGCGAGCCGAGACCGTGCGCGCCACCAAGCGCTTCGCGCGCCGCCAGGATTCATGGTTCAGACGCGACCCGCGGGTGCATTGGCTCAAGGGGGGGCTCGCCGACATGAGGGAACTCCCGCAGCTCGCACTGGCGTTGGTCGAACGACCGGTCACAGCCTGA
- the dapF gene encoding diaminopimelate epimerase, producing MSTRIAFLKGHGTENDFVIVPDPENAIDLSPAAVAALCDRRAGIGGDGVLHVVRSAAHPEAKGLAAEAEWFMDYRNGDGSIAEMCGNGVRVFARYLLHAGHVAEGDLTVATRGGVKKVHIDKDGDVTVGMGSARLPGGDVTVSVGEHSWPALNVNMGNPHAVAFVADLAQAGDLLSPPPFSPAAAYPDGVNVEFVVDRGPRHVAMRVHERGSGETRSCGTGACAVAVAAARRDGADPAVTGTPATYTVDVPGGTLVITERPGGEIEMTGPAVIVAEGEIDAKWLENAAR from the coding sequence ATGAGCACGCGGATCGCCTTCCTCAAGGGGCACGGGACCGAGAACGACTTCGTGATCGTCCCGGACCCGGAGAACGCCATCGACCTCTCCCCGGCCGCTGTCGCCGCCCTGTGCGACCGCCGCGCGGGCATCGGGGGAGACGGTGTGCTGCACGTCGTACGGTCCGCCGCGCACCCCGAGGCGAAGGGGCTGGCGGCCGAGGCGGAGTGGTTCATGGACTACCGCAACGGCGACGGGTCGATCGCCGAGATGTGCGGAAACGGCGTCCGGGTCTTCGCCCGCTACCTCCTGCACGCCGGTCATGTCGCCGAGGGCGACCTCACCGTCGCCACGCGCGGAGGCGTGAAGAAGGTCCACATCGACAAGGACGGCGACGTCACGGTCGGCATGGGCAGCGCCCGCCTCCCCGGAGGTGACGTCACGGTGAGCGTCGGGGAGCACAGCTGGCCCGCCCTCAACGTGAACATGGGCAACCCGCACGCCGTCGCCTTCGTGGCCGACCTCGCGCAGGCGGGCGACCTGCTCTCCCCGCCGCCCTTCAGCCCGGCCGCCGCCTACCCGGACGGCGTCAACGTCGAGTTCGTCGTCGACCGCGGCCCTCGGCATGTGGCGATGCGCGTCCACGAGCGCGGTTCCGGCGAGACCCGCTCCTGTGGCACCGGAGCGTGCGCCGTCGCCGTGGCCGCCGCCCGCCGGGACGGCGCAGATCCGGCCGTCACGGGCACCCCGGCGACGTACACCGTCGACGTGCCGGGCGGCACGCTGGTGATCACCGAACGGCCCGGCGGCGAGATCGAGATGACCGGTCCCGCGGTGATCGTCGCCGAGGGCGAGATCGACGCCAAGTGGCTGGAAAACGCGGCGCGTTGA
- a CDS encoding RelA/SpoT family protein has translation MSAEATNPAVSPAPAPPPAHRRKGRPRIDLRRLGRAALLGPTTRDRMPDAISHLADAHRAHHPDADLDLLRRAYVLAESSHRGQMRKSGEPYITHPLAVTLILAELGAETTTLTASLLHDTVEDTDVTLDQVREEFGEEVRYLVDGVTKLEKVDYGAAAEPETFRKMLVATGNDVRVMSIKLADRLHNMRTLGVMRPEKQERIAKVTKDVLIPLAERLGVQALKTELEDLVFAILHPEEYAHTRELIAENAAREGDPLAEISDEVRGVLREAGIQAEVLIRPRHFVSLHRVSRKRGQLRGSDFGRLLVLVNEDADCYAVLGELHTCLTPVVSEFKDFIAVPKFNLYQSLHTAVARGDGQVAEVLIRTHQMHKVAEAGVVALGNPYAAPAEEQTDGEGERIDPTRPGWLSRLLDWQEAAPDADMFWSTLREDLAQDREITVFRPDGGTLGLPEGASCVDAAYAQYGEDAHACIGARVNGRLVRLSTVLKDGDTVQLLMGQDPASEPSREWLEHAHTPGARIAIQRWLATHPSPAADDESEERDGARKDGTPALRPAMDEPAATSDTVGAVVVVDRPEATVRLAGCCTPVPPDEVTGFAVRGGVVTVHRLECAAVTRMKGLGRPEIEVRWGNTTEFRVTLVAESFQRPHLLADLTEAIALEGVDIVTATVEPPTQQRVRHTYTLQLPDAAHLPNLMRAMRNVPGVYDVGRAQHQAVAAH, from the coding sequence ATGAGCGCGGAGGCCACGAACCCCGCCGTATCGCCCGCCCCTGCGCCGCCACCAGCGCACCGCAGGAAGGGCCGACCTCGTATCGACCTGCGCCGTCTGGGCCGCGCCGCACTCCTGGGCCCGACGACCCGTGACCGTATGCCCGACGCGATCAGTCATCTCGCCGACGCGCACCGCGCCCACCACCCCGACGCCGATCTCGACCTGCTGCGCCGGGCGTACGTCCTCGCCGAGTCCTCGCACCGCGGTCAGATGCGCAAGAGTGGCGAGCCGTACATCACACACCCGCTCGCCGTGACTCTGATCCTCGCCGAACTGGGCGCGGAGACAACGACCTTGACGGCGTCTCTGCTCCACGACACCGTCGAGGACACGGATGTGACGCTCGATCAGGTGCGCGAGGAGTTCGGCGAGGAGGTGCGGTATCTCGTCGACGGCGTCACCAAGCTGGAGAAGGTCGACTACGGAGCCGCCGCCGAGCCCGAGACCTTCCGCAAGATGCTCGTCGCCACCGGCAACGACGTCCGCGTGATGTCGATCAAACTCGCCGACCGGCTGCACAACATGCGCACCCTCGGTGTGATGCGCCCCGAGAAGCAGGAACGCATCGCCAAGGTCACCAAGGACGTCCTGATCCCGCTCGCCGAACGGCTGGGCGTCCAGGCGCTCAAGACCGAGCTGGAGGACCTCGTCTTCGCGATCCTCCACCCCGAGGAGTACGCGCACACCCGCGAGCTCATCGCGGAGAACGCGGCGCGGGAGGGCGACCCGCTCGCCGAGATCTCCGACGAGGTGCGCGGGGTCCTGCGCGAGGCCGGCATCCAGGCCGAAGTCCTCATAAGGCCCCGCCACTTCGTCTCCCTGCACCGGGTCTCCCGGAAACGCGGACAGCTGCGCGGCTCCGACTTCGGACGGCTCCTGGTCCTCGTCAACGAGGACGCCGACTGCTACGCGGTCCTCGGTGAACTGCACACCTGCCTCACCCCCGTGGTCTCGGAGTTCAAGGACTTCATCGCCGTACCGAAGTTCAACCTGTACCAGTCGCTGCACACGGCCGTCGCGCGGGGCGACGGCCAGGTCGCCGAAGTCCTCATCCGCACCCACCAGATGCACAAGGTCGCCGAGGCCGGCGTCGTCGCCCTGGGCAATCCCTACGCAGCTCCCGCGGAGGAGCAGACCGACGGCGAGGGCGAGCGCATCGACCCGACCCGCCCCGGCTGGCTCTCCCGGCTCCTCGACTGGCAGGAGGCGGCACCGGACGCGGACATGTTCTGGTCGACCCTGCGCGAGGACCTCGCCCAGGACCGTGAGATCACCGTCTTCCGGCCCGACGGGGGCACGTTGGGGCTCCCCGAGGGCGCCAGTTGCGTGGACGCGGCGTACGCCCAGTACGGCGAGGACGCGCACGCCTGCATCGGCGCCCGCGTCAACGGCCGTCTGGTGAGACTGAGCACCGTCCTGAAGGACGGCGACACCGTCCAGCTCCTCATGGGTCAGGACCCGGCCTCCGAGCCCTCCAGGGAGTGGCTGGAGCACGCCCACACGCCCGGCGCGCGCATCGCCATCCAGCGCTGGCTCGCCACCCACCCCTCGCCCGCCGCCGACGACGAGTCCGAGGAACGCGACGGCGCACGCAAGGACGGGACACCGGCCCTCCGCCCCGCCATGGACGAGCCCGCCGCCACCTCCGACACCGTCGGCGCCGTGGTCGTCGTCGACAGGCCCGAGGCGACCGTACGTCTCGCCGGCTGCTGCACGCCCGTACCGCCCGACGAGGTCACCGGCTTCGCCGTCCGCGGGGGAGTGGTGACCGTGCACCGCCTCGAATGCGCCGCCGTGACACGCATGAAGGGACTGGGGCGCCCGGAGATCGAGGTGCGCTGGGGGAACACCACCGAGTTCCGGGTCACTCTCGTCGCCGAGTCCTTCCAGCGGCCCCACCTCCTCGCCGACCTCACCGAGGCCATCGCCCTCGAAGGCGTCGACATTGTCACCGCCACCGTCGAACCCCCCACCCAACAGCGCGTCCGCCACACCTACACGCTGCAACTTCCGGACGCCGCACACCTCCCGAACCTGATGCGGGCCATGCGGAACGTGCCGGGCGTGTACGACGTGGGCCGGGCCCAGCACCAGGCGGTGGCCGCCCACTGA
- a CDS encoding M1 family metallopeptidase → MPLTPRSRSRRVQAALLASAVSVCLIAASAPAPAVPLGVGDRLFPHLGNPGYDVESYDLAFTYPGSNREPLTAVTSIDARTTSRLERVNLDFSHGKVGSVEVDGESAAFTSAGEDLVITPREPLPEGSRTRITVRHTSDPVYTGDEEGGWVRTADGLAMANQADAAHVVFPCNDHPSDKAMFTIRVTVPDGYTAVSNGLATGTDRAPGTTTWTYRTEHPMATELAQVSIGRSAVLHRTGPHRLPVRDVVPAKDRAKLEPWLEKTPAQIEWMEGKVGRYPFETYGVLIAEAQTGFELETQTLSLFERELFIRPEYPKWYVESIMVHELAHQWFGNSVSPRTWSDLWLNEGHATWYEALYAEETAGRTVEARMKAAYGASDSWRTAGGPPAAPKEPRNGQKIGIFRANVYDGAALFLYALREEIGGPAFARLQRAWVAVHRDGVASTADFQELASGIAGRDLGGFFHAWLYEVRTPPMPGHPDWKSAPAKVSAKR, encoded by the coding sequence ATGCCGCTCACCCCACGCTCCCGGAGCCGCCGCGTCCAGGCCGCGCTGCTCGCCTCTGCCGTCTCCGTCTGCCTGATCGCCGCGAGCGCCCCCGCACCCGCCGTGCCCCTGGGCGTCGGCGACCGGCTCTTCCCGCACCTCGGCAACCCGGGATACGACGTGGAGTCGTACGACCTCGCGTTCACCTACCCCGGCAGCAACCGCGAGCCACTCACCGCCGTCACCTCGATCGACGCCCGGACGACCTCCCGTCTGGAACGGGTCAACCTCGACTTCTCGCACGGAAAGGTCGGCTCCGTGGAGGTCGACGGGGAATCCGCCGCCTTCACGAGCGCGGGCGAGGACCTGGTGATCACACCCCGGGAACCGCTACCCGAGGGCAGCCGGACACGCATCACCGTGCGGCACACCAGCGACCCCGTGTACACGGGGGACGAGGAGGGCGGCTGGGTGCGGACCGCAGACGGGCTCGCCATGGCCAACCAGGCCGACGCGGCGCACGTGGTGTTCCCGTGCAACGACCACCCCTCCGACAAAGCGATGTTCACCATCCGCGTCACCGTGCCCGACGGCTACACGGCCGTCTCCAACGGCCTCGCCACCGGCACCGACCGCGCCCCCGGAACCACCACCTGGACCTACCGCACCGAGCACCCCATGGCCACCGAGCTGGCCCAGGTCTCCATCGGCCGCTCCGCGGTCCTCCACCGCACCGGACCGCACCGCCTGCCCGTACGCGACGTGGTCCCCGCGAAGGACCGCGCGAAGCTCGAACCGTGGCTCGAGAAGACCCCCGCCCAGATCGAGTGGATGGAGGGCAAGGTCGGCCGGTACCCCTTCGAGACGTACGGTGTCCTGATCGCTGAGGCGCAGACCGGGTTCGAGCTGGAGACACAGACCCTCTCCCTCTTCGAGAGGGAGCTGTTCATCCGGCCCGAGTACCCCAAGTGGTACGTCGAGTCGATCATGGTGCACGAGCTGGCCCACCAGTGGTTCGGCAACAGCGTCAGCCCCCGCACCTGGTCCGACCTGTGGCTCAACGAGGGACACGCCACCTGGTACGAGGCCCTGTACGCCGAGGAGACGGCCGGCAGGACCGTGGAGGCACGCATGAAGGCCGCCTACGGTGCCTCCGACAGCTGGCGGACCGCCGGGGGACCGCCGGCGGCACCGAAGGAGCCCAGGAACGGCCAGAAGATCGGCATCTTCCGGGCGAACGTCTACGACGGGGCCGCGCTCTTCCTGTACGCCCTGCGCGAGGAGATCGGCGGCCCCGCCTTCGCCCGGCTCCAGCGGGCCTGGGTCGCCGTTCACCGGGACGGAGTCGCCTCCACCGCGGACTTCCAGGAACTCGCCTCCGGGATCGCCGGACGCGATCTGGGCGGCTTCTTCCACGCCTGGCTGTACGAGGTGAGGACGCCGCCCATGCCGGGGCACCCCGACTGGAAGTCGGCCCCGGCGAAGGTCTCGGCGAAGCGGTAG
- the hflX gene encoding GTPase HflX → MTSSSSPSQAAQSAFAQNDPENLRADALMEEDVAWSFEIDGERDGDQFDRSDRAALRRVAGLSTELEDVTEVEYRQLRLERVVLVGVWTTGTARDAENSLAELAALAETAGALVLDGVIQRRDKPDAATYIGSGKANELRDVVLESGADTVICDGELSPGQLIHLEDVVKVKVIDRTALILDIFAQHAKSREGKAQVALAQMQYMLPRLRGWGQSLSRQMGGGKGGGLATRGPGETKIETDRRRIREKMAKMRREIAEMKTGREIKRQERRRNKVPSVAIAGYTNAGKSSLLNRLTGAGVLVENALFATLDPTVRRAETPSGRLYTLADTVGFVRHLPHHLVEAFRSTMEEVGDADLILHVVDGSHPAPEEQLAAVREVIRDVGATKVPEIVVINKADAADPLTLQRLLRIEKRSIAVSARSGQGIEELLALIDNELPRPSVEIEALVPYTHGKLVARAHTEGEVISEEHTPEGTLLKARVHEELAADLAPYVPAATA, encoded by the coding sequence ATGACCTCCTCTTCTTCCCCTTCCCAGGCCGCACAGAGCGCCTTCGCGCAGAACGACCCCGAGAACCTTCGGGCCGATGCCCTGATGGAAGAGGACGTCGCCTGGAGCTTCGAGATCGACGGAGAGCGGGACGGCGACCAGTTCGACCGATCCGACCGTGCGGCCCTGCGCCGTGTCGCGGGCCTCTCCACCGAGCTCGAGGACGTCACCGAGGTCGAGTACCGTCAGCTCCGCCTGGAGCGAGTCGTACTCGTCGGTGTCTGGACCACGGGAACCGCGCGGGACGCGGAGAACTCGCTGGCCGAGCTGGCCGCCCTCGCGGAGACCGCGGGCGCGCTCGTGCTCGACGGCGTGATCCAGCGCCGTGACAAGCCGGACGCGGCCACCTACATCGGCTCCGGCAAGGCCAACGAGCTGCGGGACGTCGTCCTCGAATCGGGGGCGGACACTGTCATCTGCGACGGTGAGCTGAGCCCCGGCCAGCTCATCCACCTCGAAGACGTCGTCAAGGTCAAGGTCATCGACCGTACGGCCCTGATCCTCGACATCTTCGCCCAGCACGCCAAGTCCCGGGAGGGCAAGGCGCAGGTCGCGCTCGCGCAGATGCAGTACATGCTGCCGCGACTGCGAGGCTGGGGCCAGTCGCTGTCCCGGCAGATGGGCGGCGGCAAGGGCGGCGGCCTCGCCACCCGTGGTCCCGGTGAGACCAAGATCGAGACGGACCGGCGGCGGATCCGCGAGAAGATGGCGAAGATGCGCCGGGAGATCGCGGAGATGAAGACCGGCCGCGAGATCAAGCGCCAGGAGCGCCGCAGGAACAAGGTGCCCTCGGTCGCCATCGCCGGTTACACCAACGCCGGCAAGTCCTCCCTGCTCAACCGCCTCACGGGCGCGGGCGTGCTCGTCGAGAACGCGCTGTTCGCGACCCTCGACCCGACGGTGCGCCGGGCCGAGACCCCGAGCGGGCGGCTGTACACCCTGGCGGACACCGTCGGCTTCGTACGCCACCTGCCGCACCACCTCGTCGAGGCGTTCCGCTCCACGATGGAGGAGGTCGGCGACGCCGACCTGATCCTGCACGTGGTCGACGGTTCGCACCCCGCGCCGGAGGAGCAGCTGGCCGCCGTGCGTGAGGTCATCCGCGACGTGGGCGCGACCAAGGTGCCCGAGATCGTGGTGATCAACAAGGCGGACGCGGCCGACCCGCTGACGCTGCAGCGGCTGCTGCGGATCGAGAAGCGTTCCATCGCGGTCTCGGCCCGCTCCGGCCAGGGCATCGAGGAACTGCTCGCCCTGATCGACAACGAACTGCCGCGCCCCTCGGTCGAGATCGAGGCGCTCGTGCCGTACACCCACGGCAAGCTCGTCGCCCGCGCCCACACCGAGGGCGAGGTGATCTCCGAGGAGCACACCCCGGAGGGCACCCTGCTCAAGGCCCGGGTGCACGAGGAGCTGGCCGCCGACCTGGCCCCGTACGTTCCGGCGGCGACGGCCTGA
- a CDS encoding trypsin-like serine peptidase, which yields MRPIRPLFAARRGRSTRRRTSPVLAAVGLATVLSLTATACGSGDTTANADASASAQDSGSAGDGKIQIPDDIKDKLKEHGIDLDKWRGGAWKNWDKDDWLREAEDYVNPIIEDLWDPDRMRDAEEPEKEVDESDLTGDQGVTDPTPQSVDAEAVSAEYHANAPEAGKVFFDAPEGTMVCSATVVQDPANPGKSNLVWTAGHCVHAGKSGGWYRNIAFVPSYNDSGMSASELQTATKEQVAPYGVWWGDWAQTSDQWIEQGGKSGGDGAPYDFAVIHVTPEEGSGGKSLEEMVGSALPVDFDAPAVAQVESITATGYPAGAPYDGETMYQCTDKPGRLSLVESDPTMYRIGCSMTGGSSGGGWVATGSDGQPALVSNTSIGPVSAGWLAGPRLGKDAEGVYQAVSDKFAQ from the coding sequence ATGCGACCCATACGACCGCTCTTCGCCGCTCGTCGCGGGAGGAGCACGCGCCGCCGTACCTCCCCCGTTCTGGCCGCGGTCGGCCTTGCCACGGTTCTGTCGTTGACCGCAACGGCGTGCGGCTCGGGTGACACCACGGCGAACGCCGACGCGTCGGCGTCCGCGCAGGACAGCGGCAGCGCGGGCGACGGCAAGATCCAGATCCCGGACGACATCAAGGACAAGCTCAAGGAACACGGGATCGACCTCGACAAGTGGCGGGGCGGAGCCTGGAAGAACTGGGACAAGGACGACTGGCTGCGCGAGGCCGAGGACTACGTCAACCCCATCATCGAGGACCTGTGGGACCCGGACCGGATGCGGGACGCCGAGGAGCCGGAGAAGGAGGTCGACGAGAGCGACCTCACCGGTGACCAGGGCGTGACCGACCCGACTCCGCAGTCCGTCGACGCCGAGGCGGTGTCGGCGGAGTACCACGCGAACGCGCCCGAGGCGGGCAAGGTGTTCTTCGACGCGCCCGAAGGCACGATGGTCTGCTCGGCGACCGTGGTCCAGGACCCGGCCAACCCGGGCAAGTCCAACCTCGTGTGGACGGCCGGCCACTGTGTGCACGCCGGCAAGTCGGGCGGCTGGTACCGCAACATCGCCTTCGTGCCCTCGTACAACGACAGCGGTATGTCGGCGTCGGAGCTGCAGACCGCCACCAAGGAGCAGGTCGCTCCGTACGGCGTCTGGTGGGGTGACTGGGCTCAGACCTCGGACCAGTGGATCGAGCAGGGGGGCAAGTCGGGCGGTGACGGAGCGCCGTACGACTTCGCGGTGATCCATGTGACGCCGGAGGAGGGCAGCGGGGGCAAGTCGCTGGAGGAGATGGTCGGTTCGGCGCTGCCGGTGGACTTCGACGCGCCTGCCGTCGCGCAGGTGGAGAGCATCACGGCGACGGGCTACCCGGCCGGGGCACCGTACGACGGCGAGACGATGTACCAGTGCACGGACAAGCCCGGGCGGCTGTCGCTCGTCGAGTCCGACCCGACGATGTACCGCATCGGCTGCAGCATGACCGGTGGTTCGTCCGGCGGTGGCTGGGTGGCGACCGGTTCGGACGGTCAGCCCGCGCTGGTGTCCAACACCTCCATCGGACCGGTGAGCGCCGGCTGGCTGGCCGGGCCGCGGCTGGGCAAGGACGCCGAGGGCGTGTACCAGGCGGTGAGTGACAAGTTCGCGCAGTGA